From the genome of Nicotiana tabacum cultivar K326 chromosome 2, ASM71507v2, whole genome shotgun sequence:
GGAATTAAGATTTCAAAAAGGAATAATACATTATTACCCCCTCGCGTTGAACGATTTTGCCAGATGCTCCCTTTATTTTTACAGGAGTCCTATAACCCCCCTAGCTATGTTTGAAGTGTAATAAATAGCATATCTTAAGCTCATGTAGTGTAGAGAGTGTAAATCATTCTCTAGAAGAGGGTGACAGGCATAAAtagttattaaatatttattttattaccattttctattaaatattaattatctTTCACTTTTTAAAGTTATGTTAAAATTTATGGGCCATCTTTTCTTTTACataatatttctttctttttcttatcttctCCATTGCCACATCTACCATCAGCGCCATTTTTACCGCCACTACACCACCGTAATAAACACTAGCAAGATCAATCCCTCTATCTACATTATGCTACTGCcactttttttgtcttttcttcttcatcatctttaGTTTTCTTTCCCAGCACCACCTATTCCTTCACTATCACCATAAACAAACCTTCTGCCAAAAGTAAAATCATCCAactaataaatttttatttttggtgggTTTGAATTCATCAACACTCTCAGTAACATCTAACACCTTTGCACTAATATTTTCCATCAAAATTACTTTTTGAGTGTGACCAATTTCTCAATAGAACAAAAAtttcacaaaataaaaaaatataatttcaatTTTTGCAATGCTAGGTTAGAATTTCAACTTGCCAGAAAAGTTTGAGTCTTGTTTGAGAAAGATGAGAGAAGTTTAAGTCTTAGTCTCGGGCTTCTATGGCTTCTTCCGTTGTTGGAGAGTTCTAATTGTGTGGGGGAGAGTCTGTTTTGTCTTCATGACACTGCTTCCGTTCAATTCAGATTCAAGCGCCACTAATGATCTGGTGCTAGTCTCCATTCTCGCCGGTCAACAATTTTTCGGTGAGTGTCTACATTAATCTAGGAGTAAAAAGAGGAAGTGAGTTACAGGGATAAAGATAgtgaaataagaaagaaaagaaaaaaagaaaagaaagataatgaataaaataagaagaaaagataaatagaaagaaaaaatgaaaaaaataaaaattaattgattttacaCGTGGCAAATAAAGATTAGTATTTAATTCACATATCTTTTTTAAAATTGGGATTGGCTTTAAAAGGTGTTATTTATTACACATCAAATATAGTCAGGGGATTATAGGACTCCCGTAAAAATAAAGGATCCCTCTGACAAAATGGTGCAATGCCAGGGTGTATTTATGTATTATTTGTGTTATGGAGATTCCTattaaatcaccactattatcccaCCAATTGATATCCCAAAATtaggtaacaattaaatttgtatacgGTTTAAAGGATACGTGGTTTAATTCAACacgaataattaagaataacagataaatgaattaaagacgaaataaaaaatcaaaccaaTCGCAATGTTATGACCAAGCCTAATCTTAGATTGAACAGTGAGCTCGTCCTCAAATGGACCCTCGGTTTAAGCCCAGTTGCGAATGAAGAGCAGAACAAGTGAGTAATGCCTTTAACAGTAGCTAGAAGACAAAAGtaaacttttattgctttgattgtgtgttacaatgtgtcagactaaagaaaaacttctcttttatatagtaggaggtTTCATACCTAGTATAAgtttataaaaggtaaaaatcttctttttccggTAATTATTGATCCATAATCGATATCGAACGAGATTCGCGCTGTGATATCTGATAGAGGGAGAGTATTACAGCCCTCTATTCGTCATGCATAACTGTTCACCGTGTCTTCCGGGGTCTAGAACTTATACTCGGTCTAAGGCGCGTCGCTTTACCATGTACGATGTCAGATATATCATTCATTCTTGCCGGGACTCGATACGAAGGGTCTGGCCTCGATTACAATCTCGTGAATCTGTGCTCTCCCTTCATTCTCTCATCGGGGAATCGTGGTGGATGTATACAAAATTGTAGAGATTAAACATGGGATTTATACTTGAGAGAGAGGTCCACACAATTGGGCGATGAATGGCCTTCTACATGGCCTGCTTATTAGAATTAATAGTAAATCGTTAGTGTTATTTGTACATCACGCCCCTttacaaattttaaattttagaaattgATTCAGCAACGTGCCTCATAAACTAGAAAAtattagagaatttggcattgcATGACAATCTGATCCAACAATTGGCACAACAGAACTTTTCTTTTGGCATTTAGCTGATGGTAGTCCAAATTGACTATTTATCTAGAAAATATTGGCATCCACTAatcaaattatttttcttaaaaataacaAAAGATTTTTAGCACTCTCTGTTTTTAATGGCAGCTATCATCCTAAAAATAGAGCTATCAAAACGGGCCAGCCCAACCCAAGCCTCGTGGGATTTTAAATTTGGTGGGCTAGGACGGGCCGTCCCACCACATGAATGGGCCTTAAAATGGCCAGTCCAACCCAGCTCTAAGAGGACCGCGGGCTAAGGCGGGCCGACccttcaatatttttagaaaaaagaatttctttaaatccttaaatattttttcatgaCATAGTCGATTAATCATGTAAACAACTTATGTTTGCTTAAAGCGTACAAAAAGCTTGATGTTTGATGAGGAATCtcgtaattgaaatgcaaattctcTATATCTATGGCTCTTTTTTTAAAAgttacatgaatattttcttaatgcttttctttcattttcctcagaTTCAGGGATTGCTTCAATAAGTTTATATGTTGAAGTTTTTTAACTTAGGATTAACATCATTTGCTGATTTCATCATTAtagtccataaaatttttaaaatttctgaaatttgctagtggtcaatttttttttttttgtatttaaaatTAATCTTTTTCTATACTGAAGAGCagtttaaatattaataatatattaaagtaaTCCAAACTGATCATTGGCCACTTAAAGTAATATATTTTTTTGACATAAGATTATTATTGGCCACCTAAACTTTTTGAGTTAGTtattaattaagcaaaagaaatACTAATTTTGTCATATTACATGCATGTCAAAAATCTAAATTCTAGTTGATATGGAAGGGTAAATGAGCAATCTAGGGTTAGGGAATGGAGATTACAATTagtaatttttttagtttttactttatttaaatattaaatatttaatagttaattaatttaaatttaattaatttttggcccaCGGGCCGGTCCAAGTCCAACCTCGGTCAAGCCTCAAGGGCCAACGGGCTAACTTGGGCCGAGCTTATAAGCCTCAGTTTTAAGTAAGCTCAAAAAATTCTTAACCCAACCCTACCCAAGTAGCGGGCTGGGTTGGGTTCGCCAAGCCCAATTTTGACAGCTCTACCTAAAAATAAGCTTCCATTTCCTTTCAAAGTAGAATCCGAGTCTCTCTCAATATTTTCTCCCAAATCTCcctattttctttttctggtTATTTTGATTTCCACTATGCATATCAAGTTTAGAGAGAGGTCTAAAATATAAACAATTTTAGTTGTTTATAATTTATTCTTGTCTGTATATACAAGTGtataatacaaatataattatattatttgtatatcgcAATGTATAACACAATAATAATATGCACATCAAAACATATATTACAaccttttttccttctttgtacaTCAAAATgtatatcaaaattttatttttctcttcgcAATCTCAGTGTATTAACACATTTATAGATGCCTTATTCGGAAATTTCGAGACTCAAAATCATCCATTCCTATAATGCATATCGTGATATCATTGTATATCACACATCCGACAATACATAGCACGATATATAGTACGGTATACATACATGTATATTTGGTGGAGAATTAACTGTCTTGTTGATTCAGGATCTCCCTCTGAGATTTTAACTTCAAATGATACTTGGAGAAGAGAGTTTGAACAAAGTAATCAGCGAATTAAgcgaaaaggaagaaaaaaaagatgtaTTTTCCATCATTTATCTCACAAATAAGACTCATGATTAGCTCGACCGCTAATCATTTTATGGAACCTTTACAAAGAGAAAATTCCCAGCAGAAAATATTAACATGGGAAAGTTTTGCACAGAAAAAATGCTTATTTATAGAAGTTCCCACCCAGATTCACTGATGGACGATTCTGTTGAGTGTAAACATGGTGAAGGAAGAGAAGGCAACTCAGTGTGCTTGCTGGTTTCTGCGTCAACGTCTGCATACAAAACAGCCAATTGCTTGTATTCCTTTATCAATCTCTTCCTAGAAGCAAATGCCTCCTGTATTAGTTCCTGTCGTATAGCAGAGACAAAAACTGAGTTCAGGCTTTAAAGCAGAAGGGAAGCTTATTAATAGAGAGGTTACCTTGTACGACTTATATTTCCTTGGCCTAAAAGAAACCGTTCTTTGTAATTTATTGTCCACAAGAACACAACTTTCCTGCTTTCCCTTATCAGTTAGATCAATCGTTTCCATCCCAGGAAGATCAATGCAGCAATCATTCAAGCATCCTGCAAAAAGCATCAAAAGACACGGATATGAATGCCCAGGTCTGAGAAGCAACGCATCAATCTGAACAATATGAGTATATATGGCCATGAGTCATCTGTAGCTTCCAAGTTATTTGCTCTCAACCAAGAATTTTCCAAACCTTGTTTCAATACTCACCCttatatttcaaaaaaataagtagaattttccAAACCTTGTTTCAATCCTCAACCTATTCATGCTGATTTTGCTGGTTCCAAGATTGATCTAAATTGCTGCTGCGTGTTCCATGAAATGATGAGGATATAACAGGataaactaaatagcaatcaacTAGTACGATTTTTCCAAACAAGGAATACAGCACCGAGAAATcttatggttaatattttataaagAGCAACCCTTTTATTCTTCCATAAGTTTATAGTCGACAAAACATGCTAGTCAATATCATCCCTTCGCCCTCAAATTTCCTTTCTCATTTCTTTTTTTGAGCTCTCCTTCCGAAAAAAATGATACACTATGTTATAGCATCTTTTGCATTACTCAAGGACAATGAGTACTACGTACTAAGCAAGTAGTGCAGCAGGGATCTGAGTTTGCATTCATTTCTCattattctctttattttcatACATGCATCATCATCTCGGCTGTATTCCCATAGTTTAATTGCGAGTACACATGAAATTTCAAAGGAAGGAAAGACAAACAATGTTGTTCCATGTTGTACCTATTTCTGCAGGACACATAAGAGCCTTCAACTGAGAGCTTGGATACCACTCAAGGTTATTTCTTATTGAACCAGAATCCCCAACTGACTCGTGAGAACTCGAGACGTTTACATCTGCAGAAGGAGAAATCTTTTGAAGCAGTAGATACCACAGAAAGAAGAGGAAGTAAAAACAGAGACAACTAAAAACTGGACAGTATTTATTTTTTACTCCACCAGAGGGTTCGAAGAGGAATCCACTTACCACTGAAATCCATCAACAATGCAGCAGCGCTTGAGAGAGCTGGAATGACAGCAACAACATTGTTTGCACTCGCTAAAGGAGTTGACAAGGAAGATGAGAGGCCAGTGGAGATACTACAATCGGACTCTGCTTCCAGTGAACAGTTTCCAATTGACAGGCTTGAAAATTCTGTTAACGGGGAAGAGTCTGATACTCCGGTGTCTACATCCACGCTTTCATTCTCTACAAGAACTCGAGAAAGTACAAGTTCAGATGACTGGAATGTATTTGGAGCGTCTTCAAATGCCCCCTTACTTGACTTATCAGAAACACAAGTAATATCGTCCAAGAAGCTTTTACAGACGGGCATGGACACCCCAAATCCTGCATCACTAAGTGAAGTTGGAGGTATATTAGATGTAAATGCTGGGGTTTGCGGCAAACTTTTATCTCTAATAGAACTTGATTTCTTGGGTGCAAGTTGATCCTCACTGGTGATATTGTCTTGCAATATCGTATGAGTTATTGAAACATTGGAAATGCTCTCAGCAGCATCAAAAAACCTGTTGCATCCTCTCTCATCCTCTGGGAAGGTTCCAAGTTCTGTATCATAAAATGAAGTTGGATGTGGGAACTTAGCCGTGATGGAATTTCCATGACTTTCCTCCATTAAAGATGGTAATGACTTGGATAAAGCAATATCTCCAAAAGAATTTGATTGAGCAGTGATTGGTTGAACCTCACTAGTGATGTTCCGTTGCAAAACAATCTGACTACTTGGTGCAGTAGAAATACAATTAATAGCATCAGGAGAACTATCAAACATTTTCTCATTCTTCTCAGAGGCACTGGATTGTGATTCAGACAAATTATCCAGAAATGAACTTGATCCCTCAGCCAGTGGTTGCTCCTCCCTAACAATATCATCTTGTAGTATAATCATCAGAGAGCTTGATACATCAGAAAAACAGTTATCATCATCTGAAAAGCTACCGCTCTTGGTATCTTTAGAATCTTTGTCAGAACATGATTCAGATGAAATTGTGGCTACCGAAGTACTTGATTCCTCATCTACCAGTTCTTCCTCCCTTGTTATATTCTCTTCAGAAACCTTACGAGAGCTCTTACAAGTTGCAGCGGCTCTATCATTTCCTacagaaaactcaatttctcctTCTTCAGAAGCTACCACACCAAGTTCAGTTGAAGTTGAAGCATTATGGCTTTCAGGGGAATTGTCAGCATACTGATCTACAGATGATTGCTCTTTGATAGGGTTCTGTGTAGTGCCTGCGACTGAACTAGTATAAGTACCAACATCGTACTTTTGCTTTCCATTGACAGCTTGTGTTTCTCTTTTTATATGATCATCTATTGGGATATGAAAATCTTGCACCACACCCGAGTATAACTTTTTCATGCTTGCACCAACAGTTTGCACCTGATTCTCAACATATTTAACTGTGTCCTAATAGTTAAAAATTAGGCCAAATTAAAACCCCAAAATACTCATAATATGGTGAAATGTTCTGTCCATTCCAACAAACTACTAGAAAAATGTGGATTCCAAGGAAACAAAACAGCAAGAGAGAAAGCAGATATACCGAAGTATTTGACACATCTGGAAGCAGTTAATGGTCAAAACAGATCACATTTACATACCTTGGTTACAAATCCATCTACCTCCTGGCACACAGCCTCAAACTTGTGGTATATGTTTCCAATCCAACTTTTGCTTCTGATTTTCTCCATGGTGCAATGTAAGAGTTGATTTTAACACTAAATCCAGATCACACTTCAAAATCGTTTAAACAAGGCAATGTCCTAATCCAAAAAACAGTATCACCTGCCAAAAGCAATGACCTGCATAAACATCATGATTAATGTTCTGTCACATCACTCCAAAGACATAAATCTAGGAAGCCAAGCACATAACTGAGAACCCCAATGCAGCTGGATTTAGCTTCCTGAAAAATCTTCAAAAGGTATAGGCCACAGACATAGTTTTAAAAGCTATAACCTCTGAAAATTCTTTAACTGAATATCTTTTCACTAATTGTGGCCTAAATTTAGCGCAACGTAAGACAAATCAATTTAGTGCAAAGCTATAACATCTTTTagtgcaacaacaacaaaaaaaaaaatagtgtaatcccacaaatggggtctgaggagggaaatgtgtacgcagaccttatccctaccttgtgaaggtagagagactatttttgatagactctcggctcaaggaACAATGAAAATAGAGCAACAACAACGTAATAGGGTAACGGAAGCGAATAACACAACATGTAATAATAAAGAACCAggaataagaaaatacaagaatagtACTAGTACTGCTGGTAAGCAATGTAAGATAAATCAATATCAACTACCGGTGGTACCTGAAGCTGGAAACTTTTCAGACTTATCAAGCTATAAACCAAGCTATAATACCTTTAGCAGATAGAGAGTATAGCGAGATTGCGGTACCATACACTATTAAGAGATGAACTATTTACAAGTTTTGGgctatttgagttgaaaaaagaaaaaaaaaatcaataacaaAAGTAGAAAGCAGAGAATTTATAATGATTCAGCTCTTAAAAGAACAATAAAGAGAAAGATGAACAAAGATTCTATCTTTCAGTAACACAAAGCATCAAAGCCAGGACAAAAAAGGCATAAGCATACGTCAATAACCAAAAATCATCAGCTTAGAGGTCTTAATGTACTAAATTACAGTAGAAGTCAACTTAACAGTCGCAAGGTCTAAACTTTAATTTCTATTTTGACAAAGCAAGAAAAAACAACCCGCTTCCTATATTGCCATAAATATCAAGAAAAAAGTGTTAGATGATCGGAAGAAACAACAATGGTAAATTTACCTAGACTGTTGGAACATTATCACCAGCGACCAAACAACCACGGAAAGATGAAGAATTACGCTGTAATAAGTTGAAATAATAAGCAAAACCTCAAAGGGATTATCATTAAACAAAGATAACAAATTATCCAAAGGTAAAAGATAATATGGGGTTAACCCAAACAATACAACTTTGCAGAAAAACTGTAAGTGgggaaaagtgaaagaaagatgAACTTACGGGTAATTTACAGCGGCTGATAATGAAGAAACTGAAGAATTGGGAGAAGGGTTTTAGAGCTGTAAAAAAAATctctatgtatatatatttaacaaCTAAATTATGTACATGGAAAAGGTTTCAGAAATTGTTGGGTTGGAGTTTAGTGTTTATTTGGGGTATGGGATTTTCTAAACTATTTCCTTTTGTTAATAGGAAACTtcactttttgttttgtttcactTTCTTTTTAATTATTGTATTACTATATTGTATTTACTATTGTGATATCATCTGGGATCACGCAACAGTCAATCCCAAAGTTTCTgctctttttcttgtgaagtccTCCTTGAATTATACTTGTGGCAGCCTTTACATGATAGGATTTTCACCCCTTATTTCATGAAGGGTTGATGAAATTTAGGTTTAATAAGAAAATGGTTgcaaaataggatatgttggtccTTCGAAATTtcgtttgaatttttttttaaggaattttcagaaaccactattgttcAGTGACTATTAACTTCCTATAACTACCGTATGCATAATTATTTCTTATAGCTAATATTAAGTTGTTACGATAGTGTATTCACTGTATTCGCGttgctatattcatgaatacagcagcaaaaagcgcctaaaaatcAGGGCaatccagctgtacgcgcatgtattcatatgtatttgagtcatgtattcatgaatacagcagcaaaaaaCGCCTAAAAttagggcagtccagctgtacatgcatgtattcgcgctgctgtattcatgaatacaacagtaaaaagcggctaaaatcagggcagtccacgTGTACGctataacgacccggtcggtcattttgaaaGTAGTagctcgttcccccatttactgctcattttgtactttatggTTGTTATGTcacttgtcggggtagtcggttcagggccggagagatttcggaatgaattgagacacttagtctcaaggttgaaagtttaagttgaaaaagttgatcgaatattgacttatgtgtaaacgaccccgaaatagagttttgaagattccaatagctccgtatggtgattttagacttaagagcatgtccggaaaattatttgaaagtttgtagttaaattaggcttgaaatggctaaaaataaaaatttaagtttggaagtttggccgtggagttgactttttgatatcagggtcaaattttgattctgaaaatttgaataggtctgttatgtcatttattacttgtgtgcaaaatttgaggtcaattggacttgatttgataggtttcgtcatcgaatgtagaagttgaaaattcttaagtttcattaagcttgaattggggtatgattcgtggttttagcgttgttttgatgggatttgaggtttcaactaagttcgtataatattttaggatttgttggtgtatttggttgaggtcccgggggtctcggaggagtttcgaatggttaacagatcaatttttggacttggaagatggCTGAAGCAACATATTTCTGGTGTCAGATTTTCTTCTTCGCTCTCGCGATGGGagtcacgcgttcgcgaagggcaattGGAGGCAGGCGAAgatttattcttcgcgttcgcgaaggttgaggGCCAGTGTGCATCGCCAACGCGAGAAAGCTGACGCGTTCACAAAAAAGAGTGAGGGCTGGGGTGGACTTCACGTgttagcctacgcgttcgcgagtgaggcgtcgcgttcgtgaaggcctgGGATCCctggtcatcgcgttcgtgagaggaccctcgcgttcgcgtaagagaaaTTTTTGGCAGTGAAAtcttgtgcatcgcgaacgcgaggaaatttccgcgttcgcgaagaaaaaatGCCCGGACAGAGAGTATAAGTTCTGAAAATTCTATTTTTAGctatttggagctcggggagaggcgattttcgggagattttcaaggaaaacggtgggggtaagtgttcttaactcaattttggttaaagtACCCGAATCTATGGTAATGTTtaacatttaattagtgaattaagttgaagAATTTTGGAAACCTCTTggttaaatttaagatttgatggccgaattattatcggaatttagtaattctggtatggttggactcgtggttgaatgatcgttcatattttgtaacttttgtctggTTCGGACACGTgcgccccacgggcgatttttgagttaaatttcagattttattggaaaattagtattttcatatggaattaattttcaATAATGTATATTGAttaaatcgaattaattgtgactagatacgaggctttcggaggccaattcatgaggccaaggcatagcggagtaaaaaATTACAtggttcaaggtaagtgacttgtctaaccttgtgtggggcaaattccccttaggattggtaatGTCATGAAAATTGAGATGTATTGAaagtcatgtacgc
Proteins encoded in this window:
- the LOC107809340 gene encoding uncharacterized protein LOC107809340 isoform X1 → MEKIRSKSWIGNIYHKFEAVCQEVDGFVTKDTVKYVENQVQTVGASMKKLYSGVVQDFHIPIDDHIKRETQAVNGKQKYDVGTYTSSVAGTTQNPIKEQSSVDQYADNSPESHNASTSTELGVVASEEGEIEFSVGNDRAAATCKSSRKVSEENITREEELVDEESSTSVATISSESCSDKDSKDTKSGSFSDDDNCFSDVSSSLMIILQDDIVREEQPLAEGSSSFLDNLSESQSSASEKNEKMFDSSPDAINCISTAPSSQIVLQRNITSEVQPITAQSNSFGDIALSKSLPSLMEESHGNSITAKFPHPTSFYDTELGTFPEDERGCNRFFDAAESISNVSITHTILQDNITSEDQLAPKKSSSIRDKSLPQTPAFTSNIPPTSLSDAGFGVSMPVCKSFLDDITCVSDKSSKGAFEDAPNTFQSSELVLSRVLVENESVDVDTGVSDSSPLTEFSSLSIGNCSLEAESDCSISTGLSSSLSTPLASANNVVAVIPALSSAAALLMDFSDVNVSSSHESVGDSGSIRNNLEWYPSSQLKALMCPAEIGCLNDCCIDLPGMETIDLTDKGKQESCVLVDNKLQRTVSFRPRKYKSYKELIQEAFASRKRLIKEYKQLAVLYADVDAETSKHTELPSLPSPCLHSTESSISESGWELL
- the LOC107809340 gene encoding uncharacterized protein LOC107809340 isoform X2; this translates as MKKLYSGVVQDFHIPIDDHIKRETQAVNGKQKYDVGTYTSSVAGTTQNPIKEQSSVDQYADNSPESHNASTSTELGVVASEEGEIEFSVGNDRAAATCKSSRKVSEENITREEELVDEESSTSVATISSESCSDKDSKDTKSGSFSDDDNCFSDVSSSLMIILQDDIVREEQPLAEGSSSFLDNLSESQSSASEKNEKMFDSSPDAINCISTAPSSQIVLQRNITSEVQPITAQSNSFGDIALSKSLPSLMEESHGNSITAKFPHPTSFYDTELGTFPEDERGCNRFFDAAESISNVSITHTILQDNITSEDQLAPKKSSSIRDKSLPQTPAFTSNIPPTSLSDAGFGVSMPVCKSFLDDITCVSDKSSKGAFEDAPNTFQSSELVLSRVLVENESVDVDTGVSDSSPLTEFSSLSIGNCSLEAESDCSISTGLSSSLSTPLASANNVVAVIPALSSAAALLMDFSDVNVSSSHESVGDSGSIRNNLEWYPSSQLKALMCPAEIGCLNDCCIDLPGMETIDLTDKGKQESCVLVDNKLQRTVSFRPRKYKSYKELIQEAFASRKRLIKEYKQLAVLYADVDAETSKHTELPSLPSPCLHSTESSISESGWELL